From Aspergillus chevalieri M1 DNA, chromosome 4, nearly complete sequence, a single genomic window includes:
- a CDS encoding uncharacterized protein (COG:S;~EggNog:ENOG410PZ2Z;~antiSMASH:Cluster_4.7) yields MERNYSVSGLTDDMFTCQRSPSKTDKESIKQVIESKDLLRPSHFDWTDESEELEGVEEAEGQSEGSIGEGELEETMASFYDLERQPNISLGEPENEWPDFGEVMVQETTLPEPDYEELKRASMQEDVNQEFAFRQGWMEVAGESIHHFNWLGSPRYEYSSTPAAISLLFLFAAPKIPGPGDEWRFSAIMRRAMRHVDPVVLYPENGREDFRPRGFGLIRWVTGRVFKFYSPHGNWQTDSDDIADGTHTDSGDVNMYMGSTLQFRNGYVRDYTIRSRAQWGDEQQRLYAEKFPAPSQTRSSKKPYKPSRLRQCILPGDLEDSAEAEPSVKPEIDRLASRTPRMRRAFSESTPDLLGRLHRETSVHDFESGLDAMIETTSGDSDNDSNDSNDSDDGFPDIGEFVQLSYEEFKDAECRRMDIIERAAIAPGLETIPEEDVNDLKNEPQEAGGADMTDNIEPPKDNQGDQMVEQEKEDQSIGIVMQNQNIQSNLAVEQAGENDQNNHDHHCLRTNQLVEYGQRGQYKHKIGTPEQENNGQVGQNNQVVEKHIDIQNEQLGQNDQIAQNIETVEQVKSDQDYNGEIDQFGSIDTTDQKQKDHQHISTGTHTRSDSDIIYYISNEPKSEAVNVQTMVNEPLSPPTDQSNEKWKKRISHISQEARSALRPKDARFLPESNSSGSFESTPSPTSNCNPDRQHISLFHTEIPRDGGESPHKTSSTKELATKVKRILSRSSSENDTARPKKQRRITFSDLIYEGIWAFESFSMVMA; encoded by the exons ATGGAGCGCAATTATAGCGTGAGTGGCTTAACAGATGACATGTTTACATGCCAACGTTCACCCTCGAAGACTGACAAGGAGTCTATAAAACAGGTGATAGAGTCGAAGGATCTCCTCAGACCCTCCCACTTTGACTGGACTGATGAGTCtgaggagctggaggggGTGGAGGAAGCGGAGGGACAGAGCGAGGGGAGCATTGGAGAGGGGGAACTCGAAGAGACGATGGCCTCGTTCTACGATCTCGAGAGGCAGCCAAACATTAGCTTAGGCGAGCCAGAGAACGAATGGCCCGACTTCGGCGAGGTAATGGTCCAAGAGACCACGTTACCAGAGCCAGACTACGAGGAGCTAAAAAGGGCCAGTATGCAGGAGGACGTGAACCAGGAGTTCGCCTTCAGACAGGGCTGGATGGAGGTCGCTGGTGAATCCATTCACCATTTTAACTGGCTAGGTTCGCCTAGATATGAATACTCTTCGACACCAGCCGCCATCTCCTTACTCTTTCTTTTCGCGGCCCCTAAGATCCCGGGACCAGGCGACGAATGGCGCTTCAGTGCAATCATGCGCAGGGCCATGCGACATGTTGACCCTGTGGTACTATACCCAGAGAACGGCCGCGAAGATTTTCGCCCGAGAGGGTTTGGGCTTATCCGATGGGTGACCGGGCGAGTCTTCAAATTCTATAGCCCACATGGAAACTGGCAGACAGACTCCGATGATATCGCAGACGGTACCCACACGGACTCTGGGGATGTCAACATGTACATGGGGAGTACGCTCCAGTTCAGGAATGGGTACGTCCGCGACTACACGATCAGGTCACGGGCTCAATGGGGGGATGAACAACAGCGACTCTACGCAGAGAAATTTCCGGCCCCCAGCCAAACCCGGTCGTCAAAGAAGCCGTACAAGCCTTCACGTCTGAGGCAGTGCATATTGCCGGGTGACCTTGAGGACTCGGCTG AAGCGGAACCTAGCGTGAAACCTGAAATCGACCGACTCGCCTCTCGAACCCCACGAATGAGGAGAGCATTCAGTGAAAGCACACCGGACCTGCTCGGCAGGCTGCACAGAGAGACATCCGTACACGACTTCGAGTCTGGCTTGGATGCCATGATCGAAACTACCAGCGGAGACAGCGATAACGATAGCAACGATAGCAACGATAGCGATGATGGTTTCCCAGATATAGGGGAATTCGTCCAACTCAGCTATGAAGAGTTTAAAGATGCGGAGTGTCGCAGGATGGACATCATAGAAAGGGCGGCGATTGCGCCTGGCCTGGAGACTATTCCCGAGGAGGATGTAAATGATCTCAAGAACGAACCCCAGGAAGCCGGGGGAGCTGATATGACCGATAATATCGAGCCGCCAAAAGACAACCAGGGAGACCAGATGGTCgagcaagagaaagaagaccAAAGCATTGGCATCGTCATGCAAAACCAAAACATTCAGAGCAACCTCGCGGTCGAGCAGGCTGGCGAAAATGATCAAAACAATCACGACCACCACTGCCTGCGAACGAACCAACTAGTTGAATACGGTCAACGCGGTCAATACAAACACAAAATTGGGACTCCCGAACAGGAGAATAACGGCCAAGTCGGCCAGAACAATCAAGTGGTCGAAAAACACATAGACATCCAAAACGAGCAGCTGGGTCAAAACGATCAAATTGCACAAAATATCGAAACTGTGGAACAGGTCAAAAGTGACCAAGACTACAACGGTGAAATCGACCAATTCGGATCAATCGATACTACTGatcaaaaacaaaaagaccACCAGCACATTTCTACCGGCACTCACACAAGAAGCGACAGCGATATTATTTACTACATCTCGAACGAGCCAAAAAGCGAAGCCGTCAACGTTCAGACAATGGTCAACGAGCCTTTGAGCCCTCCCACTGACCAAAGCAACGAGaagtggaagaagaggatcaGCCATATCTCTCAAGAAGCGCGCAgtgcattacgacccaaggACGCCCGATTCTTACCAGAATCCAACTCTTCTGGGTCATTTGAGTCAACTCCTTCACCCACATCGAACTGCAATCCTGATCGACAACACATTTCCCTCTTCCACACCGAAATTCCTCGAGATGGGGGCGAAAGCCCACATAAAACTTCTTCGACGAAGGAGCTCGCTACAAAGGTCAAGCGCATCTTGAGCAGATCGTCCTCGGAGAATGACACGGCTAGACCGAAGAAGCAAAGGAGGATCACATTTTCAGACCTCATTTACGAAGGAATCTGGGCCTTTGAGTCTTTTTCCATGGTGATGGCATGA
- a CDS encoding oxidoreductase, short chain dehydrogenase/reductase family (COG:Q;~EggNog:ENOG410QED2;~InterPro:IPR002347,IPR036291,IPR020904;~PFAM:PF00106,PF13561,PF08659;~SMCOG1001:short-chain dehydrogenase/reductase SDR;~antiSMASH:Cluster_4.7;~go_function: GO:0016491 - oxidoreductase activity [Evidence IEA];~go_process: GO:0055114 - oxidation-reduction process [Evidence IEA]), protein MNHLRAFTRSIGFLRQLTLSPKSLSALSPSLRTNPFHLTIQPTIPKRTMASAMAKRLEGKTVVVTGASAGIGRSTAKEFARTSPKNLKIVVTARRIDSLNELAQEIKEEVGEGVKVLPVKLDVSNPEEVRGFVSGLPAEFQDIDILVNNAGLVKGVAKAPDIDPQDIDTMLSTNVTGLINMTQAILPIFKKREEGGRGDIINIGSIAGREAYPGGSIYCATKAAVKSFTDALRKELISTRIRIIGIDPGQVETEFSVVRFYGDKQKADAVYENCEPLTPDDIAEIIVFAAGRRENVVIADTLIFPSHQASPTAVHKRA, encoded by the exons ATGAACCACCTCCGAGCGTTCACCAGATCAATCGGATTCCTACGCCAGCTCACCTTGTCTCCCAAGTCCCTCTCCGCACTCTCTCCGTCTCTCCGGACGAACCCGTTCCACCTTACAATCCAACCGACCATCCCCAAACGCACAATGGCATCTGCAATGGCAAAGCGCCTCGAGGGCAAGACGGTCGTGGTAACTGGTGCTTCGGCGGGAATTGGTAGAAGCACTGCGAAGGAGTTTGCGCGAACGTCGCCCAAGAACTTGAAGATCGTTGTCACGGCTCGCCGCATTGACTCGTTAAATGAACTTGCTCAGGAGATTAAGGAGGAGGTTGGTGAGGGTGTTAAGGTGTTGCCAGTGAAGTTGGATGTTAGCAACCCAGAGGAAGTTAGGGGTTTTGTGTCGGGTCTTCCGGCGGAGTTTCAGGATATTGATATTTTGGTTAACAACGC CGGCTTGGTCAAGGGCGTCGCCAAAGCTCCGGATATTGACCCTCAGGACATCGATACTATGCTTAGCACAAACGTCACTGGCTTGATCAACATGACCCAGGCAATCCTGCCCATTTtcaagaagagagaagagggtgGTCGTGGAGACATTATCAACATTGGTAGCATTGCTGGTCGTGAGGCGTACCCCGGTGGCAGCATTTACTGTGCCACCAAGGCTGCCGTCAAGTCTTTCACGGATGCGCTCAGAAAGGAGCTTATCTCGACGAGAATCCGTATTATTGGCATTGACCCTGGTCAAGTGGAGACG GAGTTCTCCGTTGTGCGGTTCTATGGTGACAAGCAGAAGGCTGATGCAGTTTATGA AAACTGCGAACCGCTCACCCCGGATGACATTGCCGAAATCATTGTGTTTGCTGCTGGACGTCGGGAGAATGTCGTGATTGCCGATACGTTGATCTTCCCGAGCCACCAG GCATCCCCCACTGCGGTGCACAAAAGGGCTTAA